The proteins below come from a single Burkholderia sp. PAMC 26561 genomic window:
- a CDS encoding Fe2+-dependent dioxygenase has product MILSIPNVLSPEDAAAMRQRLDASDAWVDGRATAGYQGAPVKRNQQIEQEAPIAFELGDAIIASLERHPLFISAVLPNKVYPPLFNRYEGGMHFGSHVDGAIRLVPGHGTRVRTDVSITVFLTPPDEYDGGELVIEDTYGVQEVKLPAGYAIVYPATSLHQVRPVTRGMRVASFFWAQSLVRDDTRRSLLFDMDTAIQRLNAENADDAARRTLVGCYHNLLRLWSET; this is encoded by the coding sequence ATGATTCTTTCCATACCCAACGTCCTCAGTCCCGAGGACGCCGCCGCGATGCGCCAGCGGCTCGATGCATCGGACGCCTGGGTGGACGGGCGCGCGACGGCCGGCTACCAGGGCGCGCCGGTCAAGCGCAACCAGCAGATCGAGCAGGAAGCGCCGATTGCGTTCGAACTGGGCGACGCGATCATCGCGTCGCTCGAGCGGCATCCGCTGTTTATCAGCGCAGTGCTGCCGAACAAGGTGTATCCGCCGCTATTTAACCGGTACGAGGGCGGGATGCACTTCGGCAGTCATGTCGATGGCGCCATCCGGCTCGTGCCGGGGCATGGGACGCGAGTGCGCACGGATGTATCGATAACCGTGTTTCTCACGCCGCCCGACGAATACGACGGTGGGGAACTGGTTATCGAAGATACCTATGGCGTGCAGGAAGTGAAGTTGCCGGCGGGATATGCGATTGTTTATCCGGCGACGAGCTTGCATCAGGTCCGGCCGGTGACGCGGGGAATGCGGGTCGCGAGTTTCTTCTGGGCGCAAAGCCTGGTTCGCGACGACACCCGGCGCAGCCTGCTATTCGATATGGATACGGCAATTCAAAGGCTCAACGCCGAAAACGCCGACGACGCCGCCCGGCGCACGCTCGTGGGGTGTTATCACAACTTGTTGAGGCTTTGGAGCGAGACCTGA